The stretch of DNA CGCCCCGGGGGCATGGACGCGGAGGCGGGCGAGGACGGTGCCCGCCTCCGCCATTCTTCCCCTGGACCGGTATACCGGCCGGTGCGGCGCGGAACTCGGAATCTGATTCCCACCGTGTTCTCAGAGGGGGCCGGGAGACCGCAGATGAAATGGAATTCGGTCACCCGGCGCTGGCCGGCCATCTCACCCGGATGGCCGGCGAACGGGGCGAGGACCACGCCGACGACACCGACCCGCCGCTGTCCGCGCCGCTGGACGCGCCGGCCTTCGACGCTCTGCGGCCGGCCGGTCGAGCCGCTGCACGAGCGGGGCCGGACCGGCTGGACCAGGCTCCGCCGTCCGCCCCGCCCCGGTTCACATTCGGGCCGGGAGCGCGGCGACCCGCAGGTGCTCCGGACGGGATGGGGAGGAGGCGCCCCCGCCGCTGAGTATCCCTACTCTGGTCGTGCGATAGAGCGGCGCGGTGGAATCGGGGCATGAAGGAATCCCGTACCCCTGCCGAGAACCGGCGATCCCCTGACGGAGTGGCCTCTGACGGGGCGGCGGAGGAGGCCCCGCTGTCGCCGCTGCTCGCCGCCGTGCTGCTCGGCGCCTTCCTGCCCTGGCCGGGGTGGGCGGCGATCACCGGCTTCATCTGGGGGATCCTGTTCTTCGTCTACCTCGGCGTCTCACCCGCGGTCAGCGGGCCGCTCCTCCTGGCCGCGATCGCCGCAGGAGGGGGGTGGGCGCTCCGCCGGGTGCCGCGCGCCATCGGGGTCCGGAACCCGGCGCCGGTCTCGGCGGTCGGCGCCGTTGTCTTCCTCCTTCCGGTCCTCTCCCTCCTCGCCGGTGCCGACATCAGCGGCATGGCGGGCCCCTGCGCGTTGGCGAGCGCGGCCGGTGCGGTGGGGTGCGGGCTGGCGGAATGGTCCGGGGCAGGGCGCCGGTAGATCCCGCTGCTCATGGCCGCCCTGCCGGCGGCGGGCCTCCTGGTGGCCGAGGCCGCGGCGGAACGTGTGGAGGAGCGGGCTGGAGATCACCCCCGTCACCGATGTCTCCCTGAAGCCCTGACCCCGGCCTCCCGCCGCCCTGGGGAACCGGGCGGCGGAGCCGTCACGGGGCCTGGCCGGCGGTCCGCTCCCGGTCCGTCCCGGGACGGGGGCGGACTGCGGTGGCGTCCACCTCGAAGAGCATCCCGGGCAGGGCCAGCGCGGCGACGCCGGTGAGCGTCTGCACCGGGGGCCGCTCACCCCAGATGCCTGCGATGACCCGCCCGAGGACGGCGAGCCGGTCCAGGTCGTGGTCGACGATGAAGGTGCGCAGCGCCGCGACGTCGGCGTAGCCCAGCCCAGCCGCCTCCAGGGCGGCCCCCAGGCGGGCGAAGGCGGTCTCGACCTGTTCGGCGAAGTCCTCCGCCGCGACGCCGCCCTCGGCGTCGGAGGCGTACTGCCCGGCGATCAGCACCAGGTCGCCGGAGACCTCGGCGATGTGGCTGTAGCCGAACCCGGTGGGGTCGTGCAGGCCTTCGGGGTTGGAGATGGCGGGTGCCATTGCGGTACTCCTGTTCGTCGTTGGTCGAGCGGTGGTGTCCGGGGAGCGGTCCGGCCGTCCCCGGGGGGTGTTCACGGCGCGGGATCGGGGCGGCGGGCCGCGGCCATGGCCGCCGCGGCGGCGAGGGCGAGCGCGGCGCCGCACCAGAGCACCGCCGGCGCGGCGAAGGCGTTCAGCACCGCGCCGCCGGCCAGCGCCCCCAGCGCGATCGCCAGGTTGAAGGCGCACACCAGCAGCGCGGTCGCCGCCTCGGCGGCCTTCGGCGCGCAGGCGAGCATCCAGTTCTGCAGCGCGACCGACATCCCGCCGTAGGCCAGGCCCCAGCCGAGCATCAGCGCGATCCCGCCGGGTACCGCCCCGCCGAGCAGGGCGAACAGCGCGAGCACCGCGGCGACGGCGCCGGCGATCAGCACGAGGGCCGCCTTGGGCGCCCGCGCGGTGCTCGGGCCCACCGCGAAGTTGGCCGCGATGCCGGCGACCCCGAAACCGAGCAGGGCGAACCCGATGTGTTCGGCCTGCACCCCGGAGAAGTCGCCCAGCAGCGGCCGGGCATAGGTGAACGCCGCGTAGTGGCCGCCGATGAGCAGCAGGGTGACCAGCACACCGGTGCGCACCCGCGCATCGCCGCCGAGCAGGCGGCCCAGCGTCGCGACGGACACCGGGCGCTCGGGCGGCAGCGCGGGCAGCAGCGCGACCAGCAGGACCGTGGCCAGCGCCCCGAGGAGCGCGAGCGCGGCGAACGCGGCCCGCCATCCGGCCAGGTCGCCGAGGAGCGTCCCGGCGGGCACGCCGACCACGGAGGCGACCGACACCCCGCCGAAGACGACCGCGGTGGCCCGCGGCACCTTCTCCGGCGGGACCAGGCGGGTCGCCAGCGAGCCGCCCAGCGCCCAGAAGCCGCCGATGGCGATCCCCACCGCGATC from Nocardiopsis composta encodes:
- a CDS encoding RidA family protein, with product MAPAISNPEGLHDPTGFGYSHIAEVSGDLVLIAGQYASDAEGGVAAEDFAEQVETAFARLGAALEAAGLGYADVAALRTFIVDHDLDRLAVLGRVIAGIWGERPPVQTLTGVAALALPGMLFEVDATAVRPRPGTDRERTAGQAP
- a CDS encoding MFS transporter, encoding MSRSPGIAGTSATARPGLRGGRPAVGVVALGIFTLMTCELLPVGLLTPVGSELGVAPGTAGLMVTVPGLVAAVSAPAVSVAGGRFDRRAILALLIGGTAAANLVCALAPHFAVLLGARIAVGIAIGGFWALGGSLATRLVPPEKVPRATAVVFGGVSVASVVGVPAGTLLGDLAGWRAAFAALALLGALATVLLVALLPALPPERPVSVATLGRLLGGDARVRTGVLVTLLLIGGHYAAFTYARPLLGDFSGVQAEHIGFALLGFGVAGIAANFAVGPSTARAPKAALVLIAGAVAAVLALFALLGGAVPGGIALMLGWGLAYGGMSVALQNWMLACAPKAAEAATALLVCAFNLAIALGALAGGAVLNAFAAPAVLWCGAALALAAAAAMAAARRPDPAP